A segment of the Candidatus Zixiibacteriota bacterium genome:
CCGATGTTCCAACCACGCATAGCAAAGCCACCAGAATACCAGACCGGAACATTAGTAATCCTCGCCGTTCGGGTGGTGGCAGTTGGCAAAGCAGGTGTTGTTACTGGCGTTCTTCACCCGCCATCCTTTCAGATAGCCGCCCGTAAGGAATCGCGGTGGCTGAGTGCCCGGCGTGGCTGCACAGGACGGATAGGTAAAGCTGTAACCGTGGATCCGGCCGATCCCCGAGTTGTTGTCACACGCGGGTAGCTGGTCAGTGTCATATATCCCAGCATGACAACCGCGACAGGCCATCGTGTTCTGACCCGAACCTGACGGGGAGTTGTGAGGACCTTCAGTGTGTTCTGGGAACCGGGAATTCTGCGCGTTATTCGTGTACACATTGATGTCGTGACAGCGCCCGCAGAAATTCCGTTGCGAGGTCGCGAAGTTCGGATTCGGCGTGACTTCGCGGAAATAGGTCTCTTCCAGGAGCATCCCGCTGTTAACGCTCCCGTGACCGCTCGTTTCATGACAGTCGAAGCAACTGATCAGGTCGTGGGTGGTCTGGTTGAATGGCGGAAGCATCAGCGGCGTGAAATTGTTGGCCGAGCTTGGAATGGTGTACGGATTCACGCCGCGAACCACGACAGGATGGGAAGTGGTGTTACCGGCTGCGAATTGCGCAGCGACATTGATGACCGTAGCCTGAGGATCCGAAAACGGCGCCAACGCACTGCCTCCCGGCACCTGAGCCAGAGGAGAGACGGCACCATCGGCATCGTGACATTTCAGGCAGAACTGGTTCTGAACATCGGTCACCCACGGCTCCAAGAAGGACGAGGACAACTCACGTGTGAAGGAAAGGAATCCCGGCAGAGGGAAACCCGTGTCCGGATTTCGCAGGTCCACCTGGCCGTTGGCGTGATAGGTCTGATCCGGGGAACCGTTGGCCGGAGATCCCTCGGCATGGCATACGATGCAGTCGCGATTGGTGATTGTCCCGTTCTGGCCAATGCGTATACCATGATGGCTTGCGAGTCCGAACTCCGGTACGACCGGACGTCTCCCTGCACGCGTGGTGGAGTGGCAACTGATACAGTCACCGCCGGGGCTCGGGTTGTGCACGTTGTTGCTCGTGGGGGTCGTATAGTCGCTGCCATGGCAGCTATAGCAGTGAGTCGTGGAGGAAGACTGATGAGCGCCGACCGTCGACGGCAGCGGCGCCAGAGTCAACCCCTCGACTGCTCCGCCAAATTGCATATCGGAAGACCGGTGGCAACCGAAGCAGAATCGACGAGCCTGAACCGAATCAGTACGGATCGCGGTAAGACCGGCCCAGCCGGACCGTTCATCGCTCAACAGGAAGCCGTTTGGGCCGGCTCCGGCATTGCCGATACTTCCGTGTGGGTTATGGCAGTCGTAGCAGGGGAGTCGGGCGCCGGACGGCACATATCCGCCTCCGGTCGTGACACCGTGGCCGCTCGACATGCCGGGATTGACGGAGCGATCGTAGTAATAGGCGATGTTGCGCGAGGCGTCATCCATTCCCGTGGGACCATTGACGTTGTGACACGAGAGGCAAAGCGTGAAATTGTCGGCGGCAGTGCCGAGTTGAGAACCGACTATACCGAGGTGTGTGGAGTCAAGCATGTCGTGCAAGGAGGAGCCGCCGTGAACATCATGGCAGTTGTCACATGCGCCGCGACCGTAGACATCTTTGATCGGCATGTCCGGATCGGCATAGTGCGTCGAGCTAAGCGCATCCTCCCAGATACTGCGCCCGGGCCACCTGACGAGATTGTTGAGTCCCGGCGTCCGCACACCTCCGGCATTGTATTCGAAATATCCCGGATCGGCGGAACCGACCGGCATACGATCGGATTCCTGTGCCGGATAGCCGCTCGAAGCACCGGCAGGCCGGTCGGCGTGGCAGCCTCCGAGCGATGCGCTGAAGCATAGTTCGTTCGAATTTTCTCTGAACAGTCCATACGGTTGCGCATTGCCGTCATCGTGCGAGGAATGACACTGAGCGCAACTTCCGCGCGGATAGTCATTGACTCTGAGCACACCCGTGGTCTGCGATCCATGCGGTGACAGATAGTAATCCCCGGCGCCTGCCAACGCCGCCGAAACGGCAACGGTCAGGAGTCCGGCCGGCCACCAACGCTGTAGGTAATTTCCAAATGCACTCATGATCGCAAACCGGTCTGTCATTTGTTGTGACATTGCTGACATCCGCTGATAAAGCTGCTGCCGCCTTCGACATACGGCCAGTGCATGGCGTTGGTATTTGGACCACCGTGAGCCTTATGGCAACTGAGGCAGAAGACATGGTTCGATTCGAGAGGCGTGGCAGCGGTGGTAAAATCCGTTCCCTGTGAATTCACGAACGGCAGCCTGGGTATGCCCGCAGCATCACCACCGTCAACAAATCCGGCACCCGTCCCCATGCGCCAGTGGGTCGCATCGGTATGACTGTCCGGCAGCGCCTGGTTGATCGCAATATCACTGGGATGGCCGTTGAAATGAGCCGGCGGAGCCGACTGGGTGTTGAAGCGCACCAGATCGTGGCACGATGCGCACCAGGCGGAGTAGTTGGCCGCGTAGGCAACGTTGCTTCGGTCGTAGGCTCCCGCTGAACCGCTTGCCGTGGGTGGATTATCGGGATCCCTTGCGGTAAAGACGTCGCGGCCAAGGAGAACTTCCAGCGCGCTTCCAGCACCCGCAGGGTCCTCCAGCAGATTGCGATAATTGGCATTGCCGTGGACCGCGTGGCAATTGGAACACTGCAGTTCCATCGTTACCCCGGCTGCTTGCAGGGGTGTAGCCGCGGGCAGGCCGAGATCGTGACCACCCGCATTCATCGTCAGTACCGAAAGAAAGAAACCCGCGCTGCTTTCTTTGGCGGGGCTGGACGAATACATCGGGGTCGGTGACAGAACATCGGGGGCGGTCGGGTCGGTGCCATCATGACACGACAGACATAACTCATTCACCGTGTTTTTCTTGAGGAGGGCAGAGAACGGGCCACCGGGAATTTCCTGACCACCTTCGGTCCCGTGCCCAACATGGCAGTCGTTGCAAGGGAGTGAACCGGCGATGTGCCACTGGCCGGCAGTTGCGGAAACCGCCAGCCAAAGGACGAGCGTGGCCATCAGCCCGATAGTGCGGGTCATCGTGATCATGGCAGACTGTATAGCAACAAGGTTCCTCGTTCCTCTACAACGATCATACGGTCATTGGCGGTAAAGGCAACCCCCACCGGGTGAAGCAGACCACCTGTAAATGGGCGTTTCTCGATCTCATTACCCGTGCGATCAAAGAGGCGCCATTGCGATTCGCGCCAGTCGGCTGCCCAAATGATGCTTTGGCGGTCGATGCCCACGCACGAGGCTTCCCAACTCCGCTCGCCACCGGGTCGACTCCAGCCTGCACTGAATAATACGGAGCCATCACTGGACACAGCCTGCATCGGAAAATTCCGGCTATCACTTATCATGACATGCCCGGACGGATCGAGGGCAAGTCCGGTAGGGGACCAGACTCGGCCCCGCCCCTGGCCGTGCGCAAGAAGCAGACGCATGCGTTTCCAG
Coding sequences within it:
- a CDS encoding cytochrome c3 family protein; translation: MITMTRTIGLMATLVLWLAVSATAGQWHIAGSLPCNDCHVGHGTEGGQEIPGGPFSALLKKNTVNELCLSCHDGTDPTAPDVLSPTPMYSSSPAKESSAGFFLSVLTMNAGGHDLGLPAATPLQAAGVTMELQCSNCHAVHGNANYRNLLEDPAGAGSALEVLLGRDVFTARDPDNPPTASGSAGAYDRSNVAYAANYSAWCASCHDLVRFNTQSAPPAHFNGHPSDIAINQALPDSHTDATHWRMGTGAGFVDGGDAAGIPRLPFVNSQGTDFTTAATPLESNHVFCLSCHKAHGGPNTNAMHWPYVEGGSSFISGCQQCHNK